The genomic segment GCTTGCCGTGGAGCATCTTCGGGCTGTCCTTGCGAGAGGGGCGATGCGGGTGACGGTGTGCGATCCTAGCGCGTTTCGGTTTCGGATTGAATCGGCACGGGCTCCCTCCCCGCCCCGTCCGCCTCGCGTCAGAAGAGTTCGACGAGCGCGATGGCGACGAGCGCGAGCGCGCCGATCCACAGGGCGAGCCGGCTCGCCCATCCATGGCGGGCCTGGGCGGCGGCCAGCTCCTCCGTGGTCGTCGCGTCGAGCCTGATGCCGCCCGATTTCGCCATGTCGGCCAGCATGTGGGTGGTGCGTTCCGCCTCCGTGAGGAGCTCCGGCAGGCCGGTGACGAGGCGCCCCAGCGTCGCCGCGCCCTCCGCGGCCTCGTGGATGCGCCCTTCGGGCCCGAGCGTGTGCTCCACCCATTCGCGCAGCACCGGCCCCGCCGTCTCCCACATGTTCAGACGCGGATTGAGCGTGCGTGCCACACCCTCCACCACCACCATGGTCTTCTGCAGGAGCAGGAGCTGGGGCTGGGTGTGCATGTTGAACTGCTCGGTGACGTAGAAGAGCTGACCGAGGAGCCGCGCCATGGAGATCTCGTCGGCGCTCCTGTCGAGGAGCGGCTCGCCGATGGCCCTCAGCGCCTGGGCGAACACCGCCGGCGACTGGTCGCCCGGCACGTAGCCCGCCTCGAAATGAACCTCGGAGACGCGCATGTAGTTACGCGTGGTGAAGCCCCACAGGATTTCCGCGAGGAAGCGCCGCTCCTTCAGCCCGAGCCGGCCCATTATGCCGAAATCGACCGCCACGATTGTGCCGTCCGGGTCGACGAACAGATTGCCCTGATGCATGTCGGCATGGAAGAAGCCGTCGCGGATCGCATGCCTCAGGAAACTCTGCATGACGGTGTCGGCGAGCGCCTCCAGATCGTGCCCCTGCGCCTTCAGCGCCTCGATGTCGCCGAGCGGCGTGGCCTCGACCCATTCGGTGGTGAGCACGCGGCGCGAGGTTCGCGTCCAGTCGACATCGGGCACGCGGAAGCCGGCGTCGTCGGCGGTGTTGGCCGCCATTTCCGAGATCGCCGCGGCCTCCATGCGCAGATCCATCTCCAGCCGTACCGACTGGGCGAGCGTCTCGACGGCCTCCAGCGGGCGCAGGCGGTGCACCGCCGGCTGGACGCGCTCGGCGAGGCGGGCGGCGAAGAAGAAGCTGTCGAGATCGCTGGAGAAGCGCTCCTCGATGCCGGGTCTCAGGATCTTCACCGCCACGTCGCGCGGCTTGTCCTCCTCCCCGTTGCGGGGAATCGTCCGGGCGCGGTGCACCTGGGCGATGGAGGCGGCGGCCACGGGCTCGCCGAATTCGGAGAACAGCGTGTCCGGTTCCGCGCCGAGACCGGACCGGATCTCCGCAAGCGCCTCCTCGCGCGAGAAGGGCGGCAGCCGGTCGCGTAAGGAAGCGAGCTCGTCGGCATGGGCGGCGCCGACGATATCGGGCCTGGTGGCAAGGAACTGGCCGAGCTTGATGTAGCTCGGCCCGAGCTCGGTGATCGCGGCGGCAAGCCCCTTGTCGTCGCGCCGCCTCAGGGCGATGCGGCTGGCCATCTTGGCAGCCCCCATGAGCTGGCGCGCGGAGGCCGGCAGGTCGGTGAACTGCTCGGTCGGCCCGAAGGCGTCGTGACGGGCGAGGATCAGCATGGCGCGGGCGAGACGCAGGCTATGGCGGATGGCGGTCAGCATGGGTCGGTTCGCTCCGCGCGGTCCTCAGATCCGCCAGCCGGAATGGATCGCCACGATGCCGCCCGACAGGCTGCGATAGGTCGCGCGGGAGAAGCCGGCCGCGGCGATCATGGCCTTGAAGGCCTCCTGGTTGGGGAAGGTGCGGATGCTCTCCACAAGATAGCGATAGGGCGCGCCGTCGCCGGTGACGATCTTGCCGATGGCGGGAATGGCGGTGAAGGAATAGGCGTCGTAGAGCGCGTCGAGGCCGGGAATGTCGACCTCGGAGAACTCCAGGCACAGGAACCGGCCGCCCGGCTTCAGAACGCGATAGGCTTCCGCGAGAGCGCGGTCGATATGGGTGACGTTGCGGATGCCGAAGGCGATCGTATAGGCGTCGAAGCTCCTGTCGGGGAAGGGCAGCGCCTCCGCATTGCCGACCGAGAAGCGGCAGCGCCGGGCGAATCCCGTCTGCTGCATCCGCCGCCGGCCCTCCGCCAGCATGTCGGGCGAGATGTCGCATAGCGTCATGCGGCAGTTCCGCCCGGCGGCCTGAAGGATGCGCTGGGCGATGTCGCCCGTGCCGCCCGCGACGTCGAGCACGGCATAGGGGGCCGGTCCCTTCGGCGGCGAGAGCCAGGCCACCATGTCGTCCTTCCACAGCCGGTGAAGCCCGCCGGACATGAGGTCGTTCATGATGTCGTAGCGGCTGGCGACGCGCGCGAAGACCTCGTTGACGAGCCCCTGCTTCTCGCCTTCCGCGACCCGGCGATAGCCGAAGGCCACATCGGGGGTCTCCGCCCCGTGTGCCGTGTCTCCTCCGGCGTCCCTGTTCGGTTTGTGTGTCATGGCGGCGCGACCATAGCGCAGGCCCGCCCGGAACGCTATTGGCGCGGATGCCGCTGCGGGTCTAAAAGGGGGTGAATGCCGCTTTATGGTTACCCCCTGGACCTTCCGTGTGACCGCAGATGCCAGAGCTGCCCGAGGTTGAGACCGTACGCCGCGGGCTTGTCGCCGCGATGGAAGGCAAGCGCATTGCCGGCGTGACATTGCGCCGGCCCGATCTGCGGTTCCCAATCCCCGCCGATTTCGCCGCCCGACTGACAGGCCGGCGGATCGTCCGCATCGACCGGCGCGCCAAGTATCTGCTCGCCCATACCGACGGCGGCGACGTGGCGCTCATGCATCTCGGCATGTCCGGCCGGTTCACCATCGTGCCGCCGGGCGGTTTCGCCGCCGAGCCCGGACGCTTCTACCACAATGGCGCGAGCGGGGCCGGCGAGGGGCCGCACGACCATGTCGTCCTCGCGCTCGAGGACGGCACGCGCATCGTCTATACCGATCCGCGCCGGTTCGGCGTGATGGACCTCGTGGCGGAAGCCGGCCTCGCCGGCCATCGCCTCCTGAAGGATCTGGGGGTGGAGCCGCTCGGCAACGCCTTCAACGCGCCCTATCTCGCCGAGGCCTTCGCCGGGCGGCGCACGCCGGTCAAGGCGGCGCTGCTCGACCAGCGCAAGGTGGTCGGCCTCGGCAATATCTATGTGTGCGAGGCGCTGTTCCGCGCGCGGATCTCGCCGCGCCGTCTCGCGGCCTCGCTTGCGCCGAAAGGTGTGCCGACGGCAAGGCTGGAGCGGCTCGTCGCGGCTGCCCGGGCCGTGCTTCAGGACGCCATCGCGGCCGGCGGGTCGAGCTTGCGCGACTATGCCCGTGCCGATGGCGAACTCGGCTATTTCCAGCACACATTCGACGTCTATGACCGCGAGGGCGAGCCGTGCCGGCGCGAAGGCTGCGCCGGCACGGTGTCGCGCATCGTCCAGTCGAACCGCTCGACCTTCTATTGCGGACGCTGCCAGCGCTGACGCGGGTCTTGACGATTGCGTGCGGTGCTGCCCTTCCCGGGTGGATTGCAGCGAGGTCAAATCGCCTCGCCGACCAGCCTCCGGATGCCCGCCTTCTCGGGCATGAGCGGCAAGGAGGCGAAAGGGCTTTGCTTTGGCTTCTTCCGCTCGCTCCCGCTTG from the Kaustia mangrovi genome contains:
- the ubiE gene encoding bifunctional demethylmenaquinone methyltransferase/2-methoxy-6-polyprenyl-1,4-benzoquinol methylase UbiE, whose product is MTHKPNRDAGGDTAHGAETPDVAFGYRRVAEGEKQGLVNEVFARVASRYDIMNDLMSGGLHRLWKDDMVAWLSPPKGPAPYAVLDVAGGTGDIAQRILQAAGRNCRMTLCDISPDMLAEGRRRMQQTGFARRCRFSVGNAEALPFPDRSFDAYTIAFGIRNVTHIDRALAEAYRVLKPGGRFLCLEFSEVDIPGLDALYDAYSFTAIPAIGKIVTGDGAPYRYLVESIRTFPNQEAFKAMIAAAGFSRATYRSLSGGIVAIHSGWRI
- the mutM gene encoding bifunctional DNA-formamidopyrimidine glycosylase/DNA-(apurinic or apyrimidinic site) lyase, producing MPELPEVETVRRGLVAAMEGKRIAGVTLRRPDLRFPIPADFAARLTGRRIVRIDRRAKYLLAHTDGGDVALMHLGMSGRFTIVPPGGFAAEPGRFYHNGASGAGEGPHDHVVLALEDGTRIVYTDPRRFGVMDLVAEAGLAGHRLLKDLGVEPLGNAFNAPYLAEAFAGRRTPVKAALLDQRKVVGLGNIYVCEALFRARISPRRLAASLAPKGVPTARLERLVAAARAVLQDAIAAGGSSLRDYARADGELGYFQHTFDVYDREGEPCRREGCAGTVSRIVQSNRSTFYCGRCQR
- the ubiB gene encoding 2-polyprenylphenol 6-hydroxylase, with the protein product MLTAIRHSLRLARAMLILARHDAFGPTEQFTDLPASARQLMGAAKMASRIALRRRDDKGLAAAITELGPSYIKLGQFLATRPDIVGAAHADELASLRDRLPPFSREEALAEIRSGLGAEPDTLFSEFGEPVAAASIAQVHRARTIPRNGEEDKPRDVAVKILRPGIEERFSSDLDSFFFAARLAERVQPAVHRLRPLEAVETLAQSVRLEMDLRMEAAAISEMAANTADDAGFRVPDVDWTRTSRRVLTTEWVEATPLGDIEALKAQGHDLEALADTVMQSFLRHAIRDGFFHADMHQGNLFVDPDGTIVAVDFGIMGRLGLKERRFLAEILWGFTTRNYMRVSEVHFEAGYVPGDQSPAVFAQALRAIGEPLLDRSADEISMARLLGQLFYVTEQFNMHTQPQLLLLQKTMVVVEGVARTLNPRLNMWETAGPVLREWVEHTLGPEGRIHEAAEGAATLGRLVTGLPELLTEAERTTHMLADMAKSGGIRLDATTTEELAAAQARHGWASRLALWIGALALVAIALVELF